Sequence from the Deinococcus radiotolerans genome:
GGACGCGGCGCCGACCCCTACGGCCCCAACGTGATCCGCTCCTCGCAGGGCAGCGTGTTCACCCTGCCCGTGGCCGTCATGACCGAGGACGAGGCGCAGGCGTGGCTGAGCGAACGTCACTTCACGACCGTCGCCTGCACCCCGGACGCCGACCGGACCTACTGGGACGCGCCCCTGACCGGCCGCGTGGCCCTGCTGCTGGGCACCGAGCACGAGGGCCTGCCTGAACACTGGCGCCGCACCGACCACAGCGTCAGCATCCCCATGAACGCCAGCCGAGGCGCGGATTCCCTGAACGTCGCCACGGCCGCCGCCCTGATGCTCTACGAATGCGCCCGGCAGCGCCGCGCGCAGGGCGCCGGATGACCCGCGCCGGGCACGACCCCTACCGCGACTGGCTGCGCGCCAAGCTCACGGCCGAACTGGGCGGGCGGGACGCCGAGCAGGTCATCCAGAGTGCCGTGCAGCGCCGCGGCTGGACCAGCATGCGCGCCCTGGGCCCACGCGACGTGGTGGCCGTCCTGCAGGACGTCTTCACCCAGCTGCGCGCCGATTACGGCGACGCGCGCGCTGAACGCTGGCTGGAAACGACCACACTCGACCTCGCCCGCTTCGCGGAGTCCGTGCCCGTCCCCGCCCAGCCCACCGAGGGCCCTATCGCCCCGGCGCCCAGCCCGGTCCGCTGGGGCCGCCGCGCCCACGACCTGCCGCTGCTGCTGGCCCGCTCGCACGCTGAGATTGCCGGACGCAGCCTGGGCGCCATCCGCGCCAACCCGGACCTGCGCGCCCTGGAACGCGCCGCCGAATGGGACCTGCAGGCCACGCAGGCCGAGGTGCGCCGCTGGGAGGCCGAGGAGATGCTCAGCCGCCTGCGCGCCGATCACGCCCGGATCGAGGTGGCCGACCAGGTCGCCGCGGCCGCCGCGCAGGCAGAGCTGATGGACCTGAACGTCCGTGAACTGGAGGACGCGCTCCGCGGCGGACAGGGCGTCGGGCCGCGCCTGGCGCACACCCGCCTGATGGCCGCGCAGACCCACGCCTTCCTGGACGCCTTCACGCCCCTCATCGACCTGGCGGACGCCGACACGCCCCTGAAGACCCCGGAAGTGGACCTCTCGCACGCCCGTTTCACGCTGGGCGTGCCGCTGCACCCGAACGTCCTGCGCGCGCGTCAGGCGCTGAACTACGCGCAGTGGCAGGCCGGTGACGCCGCAGACGGCGCCCAGGCGGTCTTGCAGGCCCAGCACGCCCTGCACCTGGCGCAGGAGGACGCGGCCGTGCAGCTGGACAGCACCCTCCAGGCGGCCCGCACGCACCAGAGCACCCTGCGGGAACTGAGCGTGCAACTCGAGCAGCTGGAGCGGCGAGCCCATCAGCTGCGGCAGCTGGGCGGCGATCCCCTCAGCCTCGCCCGGGTGCGGCTGGAATGGCGGCAGACGCGGTCCGCCGCGCGCGTCCAGGCGCACCGGTTGGAAGAAGCCATGAAACTCCTGGACGCCCTGGTCAGTGACGGCGACCCCGCCCCCGAAGCCAGCGCCTGACCCGGCGGCACCGATAGACTAGGCAGAACTGCAGCCCTGGCCCGGGCAGATCGTGCTCCCTGCCCCCGTCACGTCAGGCGAGACCGTGAAGAATGCGGGACATGACTTCCAGCAGCGAGGGGATGCAGCAGGCCATTCTGGCCGGAGGCTGCTTCTGGTGCACGGAGGCCGTCCTGAAGGACGTGCGCGGCGTGCAGAAGATCGAGAGCGGGTACATCGGCGGGCACACGCCCAACCCCGATTACCGCAGCGTGTGCAGCGGCGCGACCGGGCACGCCGAGGCGGTCCGCGTGACCTTCGACCCCGCGCAGGTGTCCTACAAGGACCTGCTGGGGCTGTTCTTCGCCACGCACGACCCCACCAGCCTGAACCGTCAGGGCGCGGACGTGGGCACCCAGTACCGCAGCGCCGTGTTCCCCCTGACGCCTGAGCAGGAGGCGCAGACGCGCGAGGTGATCGCCGACCTGACCGTTCAGGACGTGTTCGGCAAGCCCATCGTGACAACCGTAGAGCCCGCCAGTGAGTTCTTCGTGGCCGAGGACTACCACCAGAACTACTACGAGAACAACCCGCGTCAGCCGTATTGCATGGCCGTCATTGCGCCCAAGGTGTCGAAGATGCGTCAGTACTACAGCGACCGCCTGCGCGCGTAAGGCAGCATAGAAAGGCGGCGAGGGGAGAGTCCCTCGCCGCCTTCGTTCAGTGCGTGGCTCAGGCCTTGCGGGCCTTCATGTTCTCGATGATCTTGTCCCCGAAAACGCTGGTCTTCACTTCGGTCGCGCCGTCCATGTTGCGGGCGAAGTCGTAGGTCACGACCTTCTGCTGGATGGTGTCGTCCAGGCCCTTGAGGATCAGGTCGGCGGCTTCGGTCCAGCCCATGTAGCGCAGCATCATTTCGCCGCTGAGGATCACGGAGCTGGGGTTGATGACGTCCTTGCCCGCGTACTTGGGCGCGGTGCCGTGGGTCGCCTCGAAGATCGCGTGGCCGGTCACGTAGTTGATGTTCGCGCCGGGGGCGATGCCGATCCCGCCGACCTGCGCGGCCAGCGCGTCGCTGACGTAGTCGCCGTTCAGGTTCAGCGTGGCGATCACGTCGTAGTCGGTGGGGCGCAGCAGGATCTGCTGGAGGAAGTTGTCGGCGATGACGTCCTTGATGATGGTCCCGTTCGGCAGCTGGCACCAGGGGCCGCCGTCGATCTCCACCGCGCCGAATTCACGCTTGGCGAGCTCGTAGCCCCAGTCGCGGAAGCCGCCTTCCGTGAACTTCATGATGTTGCCCTTGTGCACCAGCGCGACGCTCTTGCGGCCGTTGTCGATCGCGTACTGGATTGCGGCCCGCACGAGGCGCTCGGTGCCTTCCTTCGACACGGGCTTCACGCCGAACGAGCTGCTGTCGGGGAAGCGGATCTTGTTCACGCCCATCTCGCCCACCAGGAACTCGCGGACCTTGGCAGCCTCGGGCGTGCCGGCCTTGTACTCGATGCCGGCGTAGATGTCCTCGGTGTTCTCGCGGAAGATCACCATGTCCACGTCCTGCGGACGCTTGACGGGGCTGGGCACGCCGTCGAAGTACTGCACGGGGCGCACGCAGGCGTACAGGTCGAGTTCCTGGCGCAGCGCCACGTTGATCGAGCGGATGCCGCCGCCGACCGGGGTGGTCAGGGGGCCCTTGATGCCGAACAGGTACTCGTTGAAGGCGTCCAGCGTGCCCTGGGGCAGCCACTCGCCCTCGCCGTACACGTTCACGCTCTTCTCACCGGCGTAGACTTCCATCCACTCGATCTTGCGCTCGCCGCCGTAGGCGATCTCAACCGCTGCGTCCAGCACGCGGACACTGGCGCGCCAGATGTCGGGGCCGGTGCCGTCGCCTTCCACGAAGGGAATGACGGGGTGGTTCGGCACGTGCAGCTTGCCGTCTTTCATCGTGATCTTCTCGCCCTGCGCGGGCACCGTGATGTGCTTATCCATGACCCGGACACTGTACTCCAAGCGGCATGAACCGGAGTTGGTGTACCTGTTACCCCAAGGGTTTATACCCGGTTCATTCGAGTGAAGGCGCACCGCCGTGAAGCATGAAGGTTCCTGAAGTCTGCGTGCAGTGACCCTCAAGCTCAACCTCACCCCGTTTACGACCGGAAGCGGCAAGCTGGGAACACCCAGAAGGGAATCCAAACCGCAGGAGGACTCAACTAATGAGTGACAAGAGCACCGCAGAGAACATGCTGGACGCCGCTAAGGCCAAAGTGAACGAAGGCGCCGACCGCCTGCGCGAGGCCGGGCACAACGCCGCCCACGCCGTGACCGGCGACGCCCACCACAAGGCTGAAGCCCTCGAGGACCGCGCCAAGGCCGAAGTGCACAACCGCGAAGCCAACGCCGAGTACAGCGAAGGCAAGCGCGAAGCCAACGACGGCGACGGCCACTAAGCCCTGAATCTCGACCTGCCCTGACCAGCCCCTCCCGCGCGGAGAGGCTGGTTTTTTCACGCCCCGCCGCGCGCGGGCCGCTACACTGCGCCCCATGACCACAAAGGGGCGGCGCGTGTCTCGCCGCGAACAACACCGCATCGGCGGCACCGGCGCGTCTGTCACGGTGCGCAATACCCTGATCGCCTACGCTTTCATGCTGCCGTTCCTGATCCTGCTCGTCCTGTACCACACCTGGCCCGTGATCTTCGGGTCGTACCTGGCGTTCACGAAGTACAACATCATCAGCCCGCCGCAGTGGGTCGGGCTGGCCAACTTCCGCGAACTGTTCGCCGACGAACAGTTCTGGTCCGGGCTGCGCAACAGCCTCAAGTACGTACTGGTCGTACCGGTCATTCAGGTCATCTCGATCCTGGTGGCGCTGCTCGTGAACCGACCGCTGCGCGGCATCGGCTTCTTCCGCACCGCGTACTACGTGCCGGTCGTGACCAGCTTCGCGGTGGTCGGCCTGATCTGGTCGTGGCTGTACAAGCAGGGCGGCGCCGTGAACAGCGTCCTGATGGGCCTGGGCCTGATGCGCGGCGACCACAGCCTGCTCGACAACCCCGCCACGGCGCTGTTCGCGGTGATGTTCGTGACCCTCTGGAAGGGCATCGGGTACTACATGGTGCTGTACCTCGCGGGCCTCCAGGGCATCAGCCGTGAACTGGAGGAAGCCGCCACCATCGACGGCGCGACCCGCTCTCAGGTGTTCTGGAACATCACCCTGCCGGGCCTGCGCCCCACCATCCTGGTGTGCAGCCTGCTGTCCACCATCAGCGCCATCAAGGTGTTCGAGGAACTGTACGTCATGACGCCCAACGGCTACCCGGCGGGCAGCACGTACTCCGCACTGATGTACTCGTTCTCCAAGGCGTTCGGAGGGGACTTCAACTTCGGACTGGCCGCCGCCGCCAGCATGGTCGTCGCGGTGGTCAGCATCCTGTTCGGCCTGATCAACTTCAGTCTGACCAAGGGGGGCCGCAGCGATGCCTGACACCACCCTGCCCCAGACCGCCCTGGTCAGCGACCCGCACGCGCGGCTGGCTGCGCAGCTCAAGGAGCAGCGCCTGCGCCGCGAACGCCTGCGCAACGGCGCCGCGTACGCCGTGCTGATCCTCATCGCGCTGATCATGCTCTACCCGTTCTACTGGACTCTCGTGACGTCCCTGGAACCCACCGGGAACATCTACGAGGCCAAGATCCTCCCCACCGCCCTGAGCATGCGCAACTATCTGGAAGTGTTCAGCGGCACCACCGTCCCCTTCTGGCGGCTGATCCTGAACTCCGTGATCATCTGCGTTCTGGGCGTGACGTTCACCACGGTGCTGGCTACACTCGCCGCGTACCCGCTGGCCCGCATGCGCTTCCCCGGCCGTGACCTGATCTTCTACTCCATCCTGATCCTGATGGTCCTCCCGAACGAATCGGGCCTGATCGTCAACTACATCACGACCATCAAGCTGGGACTGCTGCAACAGACCAACCCCCTGGCGGACGCCGCGCGGCAGTACCTCGCGGTCGTGCTGCCCGGCGCCGCCAGCATCGTCGGCCTGTTCCTGCTGCGCCAGGCGTACCTGGGCATCCCGCAGGAACTCATCGAGGCGGCCCGCATTGACGGCGCGCCCGAGCTGACCATCTGGCGCCGGATCATGCTGCCGCTGGCCACCCCCACCATCGCGGCGTTCGCCATCCTGGAATTCGTGGCGTACTGGAACTCGTTCCTGTGGGCGCGCGTCATGCTGCCCGACAAGAACATGCTCCCGCTCTCGGCGGGCCTGCTGGAACTGTCCGGTACGTTCAGCACGAACTCCCGCGCCGTCATGGCGGGCGCCGTCATCACGATCATCCCCATCCTGATCGTGTTCCTGATGGGCCAGAAGTACTTCATGAAAGGCCTGGAAGGCGCGGTCAAGGGCTGATGTTCCGCCGGAGGAAGGACTTCTACGTGAATGCCCGCGCGGTTATCGAACGGGACGGCGAGCACGGGCGCGAGGTGCTTCTGCAGGTGCGCGCCAAGCCCGGCCAGCCGCGCACGCTGGAACTTCCCGGCGGGCAGCTCGACCCCTTCGAGTCCATCCCGGTCGCCCTGCGCCGCGAGGTGCTGGAGGAAACCGGCCTGACCGTCACCGACTTTCTGGACGACCCGCACGCCACCGCCTCCAGCGCGCCCGGCGGGGACGTGGAGTGCCTGACGCCCGCCTTCGTGTACCAGACGACGCGCGGCCCAGTGGACAGCGTCGGCTTTTTCTTCCGCGTGCAGGCCAGCGGCGAACCCCGGATCCTCGGCGACCACGCCGAGGCGCCCCGCTGGGTCCCGGTGCGCGACATGCGAACCCAGATGCAGACCCGGCCCGATGACTTCAACTGGCTGACCCTCGCCGCGTTGCGCCACCTGTTCACCCACGCCTGGGCGGACGCATGACCCTGCCCTACCGCACGCTGGACCGCGACTGGGACGTGATCGTCGCCGGGGGGGGCACTGCCGGGGCCATCGCGGGTATCGCCGCCGCCCGCAGCGGGGCGCGCACACTGGTGATTGAGGCGCAGGGTAGCCTGGGCGGGACCGGCACGAACGCCTGGGTCACGCCGTTGATGCGCAACGTCGCAGACGGGCAGAACCTCAACCGGGGCCTGACGGAGGAACTCAAGGCCCGCCTGCGCACGCGTGGCGACGGCGCGACCGACCCGTCCGGGAACGACAACTGGTTCAACCCGGAGGGCCTGAAGTTCGTGCTGGACGATCTGATACGTGAGGCGGGGGCGGAGGTGCTATTCCACACTCAGGTCGTGCAGCCCGTCATGACTGGGGATCGTATAGAGGCGCTGGTCGTGCACAACAAGAGCGGATTGCAGGCCCTGCGCGCCCAGACGTTCATCGACGCGACCGGCGACGCCGACGTTGCCGCGCTGGCGGGCGTGCCCATGAGCGGCGGGGACGAGGACGGCGTGCATCAGGCCATGAGCCTGCGCTTCACGCTGGCCGGGGTGGAAGTCACCCGCCTGCGTGACTTCCTGAACGCCAATGGCCAGGGGCAGGACCACGCGGACTTCCTACACTTCTGGATGGTCTGGGGCCGCCGCAGCAGCCTGGAACCCCTCTTCCGGCAGGCGGTGGAACGCGGCGTGTTGTTGGAACGCGACGGGGACTACTTTCAGGCGTTCAGCGTGCCGGGCCGTCCCGGTGAACTCAGCTTCAACTGCCCGCGCATCCGTGCGGACCTGCAC
This genomic interval carries:
- a CDS encoding FAD-dependent oxidoreductase; the protein is MTLPYRTLDRDWDVIVAGGGTAGAIAGIAAARSGARTLVIEAQGSLGGTGTNAWVTPLMRNVADGQNLNRGLTEELKARLRTRGDGATDPSGNDNWFNPEGLKFVLDDLIREAGAEVLFHTQVVQPVMTGDRIEALVVHNKSGLQALRAQTFIDATGDADVAALAGVPMSGGDEDGVHQAMSLRFTLAGVEVTRLRDFLNANGQGQDHADFLHFWMVWGRRSSLEPLFRQAVERGVLLERDGDYFQAFSVPGRPGELSFNCPRIRADLHNGTDPWQLSEAQLDGRQAITRLTAFCRAFLPGCEHAFIGVVAPMVGVRETRRIQGEYTLTVTDILDCARFPDGICRNHYPVDIHSVKGGAKLLHEREGTAPYFAPGAFHDIPLRAIIPLGVTNLLVPGRAASSTFEAQSSIRVQQNCHSMGEAAGIAAAWAAHQHAGEVRVVNPDDLRAELTARGALV
- a CDS encoding carbohydrate ABC transporter permease — protein: MTTKGRRVSRREQHRIGGTGASVTVRNTLIAYAFMLPFLILLVLYHTWPVIFGSYLAFTKYNIISPPQWVGLANFRELFADEQFWSGLRNSLKYVLVVPVIQVISILVALLVNRPLRGIGFFRTAYYVPVVTSFAVVGLIWSWLYKQGGAVNSVLMGLGLMRGDHSLLDNPATALFAVMFVTLWKGIGYYMVLYLAGLQGISRELEEAATIDGATRSQVFWNITLPGLRPTILVCSLLSTISAIKVFEELYVMTPNGYPAGSTYSALMYSFSKAFGGDFNFGLAAAASMVVAVVSILFGLINFSLTKGGRSDA
- a CDS encoding NUDIX domain-containing protein; amino-acid sequence: MFRRRKDFYVNARAVIERDGEHGREVLLQVRAKPGQPRTLELPGGQLDPFESIPVALRREVLEETGLTVTDFLDDPHATASSAPGGDVECLTPAFVYQTTRGPVDSVGFFFRVQASGEPRILGDHAEAPRWVPVRDMRTQMQTRPDDFNWLTLAALRHLFTHAWADA
- a CDS encoding carbohydrate ABC transporter permease; translated protein: MPDTTLPQTALVSDPHARLAAQLKEQRLRRERLRNGAAYAVLILIALIMLYPFYWTLVTSLEPTGNIYEAKILPTALSMRNYLEVFSGTTVPFWRLILNSVIICVLGVTFTTVLATLAAYPLARMRFPGRDLIFYSILILMVLPNESGLIVNYITTIKLGLLQQTNPLADAARQYLAVVLPGAASIVGLFLLRQAYLGIPQELIEAARIDGAPELTIWRRIMLPLATPTIAAFAILEFVAYWNSFLWARVMLPDKNMLPLSAGLLELSGTFSTNSRAVMAGAVITIIPILIVFLMGQKYFMKGLEGAVKG
- the msrA gene encoding peptide-methionine (S)-S-oxide reductase MsrA, whose product is MTSSSEGMQQAILAGGCFWCTEAVLKDVRGVQKIESGYIGGHTPNPDYRSVCSGATGHAEAVRVTFDPAQVSYKDLLGLFFATHDPTSLNRQGADVGTQYRSAVFPLTPEQEAQTREVIADLTVQDVFGKPIVTTVEPASEFFVAEDYHQNYYENNPRQPYCMAVIAPKVSKMRQYYSDRLRA
- the icd gene encoding NADP-dependent isocitrate dehydrogenase codes for the protein MDKHITVPAQGEKITMKDGKLHVPNHPVIPFVEGDGTGPDIWRASVRVLDAAVEIAYGGERKIEWMEVYAGEKSVNVYGEGEWLPQGTLDAFNEYLFGIKGPLTTPVGGGIRSINVALRQELDLYACVRPVQYFDGVPSPVKRPQDVDMVIFRENTEDIYAGIEYKAGTPEAAKVREFLVGEMGVNKIRFPDSSSFGVKPVSKEGTERLVRAAIQYAIDNGRKSVALVHKGNIMKFTEGGFRDWGYELAKREFGAVEIDGGPWCQLPNGTIIKDVIADNFLQQILLRPTDYDVIATLNLNGDYVSDALAAQVGGIGIAPGANINYVTGHAIFEATHGTAPKYAGKDVINPSSVILSGEMMLRYMGWTEAADLILKGLDDTIQQKVVTYDFARNMDGATEVKTSVFGDKIIENMKARKA